In Synechococcus sp. A18-25c, a single window of DNA contains:
- a CDS encoding D-alanyl-D-alanine carboxypeptidase family protein, translated as MSRAVATRSRKRDNSRDDIPVARRSASIRPRRGKGMGLGILIGFGLLASAFLAALLLVPDLLPFRQTPLVVEGIDEQPDVDGRLLGHFPYDEAIDEQLVPVEAGIELHRDAARSLSAMTRAAAADGVDLRLLSGYRSQDLQKSIFFDVKSERNQTAMERAKVSAPPGYSEHSTGYAVDLGDGDDPATNLSESFEQTRAFRWLQDHAASYHFTLSFPAANPQGVSYEPWHWRFEGSADALRLFEPARRLAIGS; from the coding sequence GTGTCGAGGGCTGTCGCCACCCGTAGCAGGAAGCGTGACAACAGCCGCGACGACATCCCTGTCGCTCGCCGCAGTGCATCGATCCGCCCTCGTCGAGGGAAGGGGATGGGATTGGGGATTTTGATCGGCTTCGGTTTGCTGGCCTCAGCGTTCTTGGCAGCACTGTTGTTGGTGCCCGATCTCCTTCCGTTCCGCCAGACACCACTTGTTGTGGAAGGCATCGATGAGCAACCCGATGTGGATGGACGCCTCCTTGGGCACTTCCCCTACGACGAGGCCATCGACGAGCAGCTGGTGCCTGTGGAGGCCGGGATTGAGCTGCATCGTGATGCGGCGCGATCGCTTTCGGCCATGACACGTGCAGCGGCCGCAGACGGTGTTGATCTCAGGCTGTTGAGCGGCTACCGCTCCCAAGATCTTCAGAAAAGCATCTTTTTTGATGTGAAGTCTGAGCGCAATCAGACCGCCATGGAACGAGCCAAGGTCTCTGCGCCTCCGGGGTATTCCGAGCACAGCACTGGTTATGCCGTGGATCTTGGAGATGGCGACGACCCTGCAACCAACCTGTCCGAGAGTTTTGAGCAGACCCGGGCCTTCCGTTGGCTCCAGGATCACGCCGCCAGTTACCACTTCACGCTGTCGTTTCCCGCCGCCAATCCCCAAGGAGTGAGTTACGAACCCTGGCACTGGCGATTCGAAGGGTCTGCAGATGCGTTGCGCCTGTTTGAACCTGCCCGGCGTCTTGCCATTGGGAGCTGA